One Dromiciops gliroides isolate mDroGli1 chromosome 3, mDroGli1.pri, whole genome shotgun sequence DNA segment encodes these proteins:
- the RPS16 gene encoding 40S ribosomal protein S16, whose protein sequence is MPSKGPLQSVQVFGRKKTATAVAHCKRGNGLIKVNGRPLEMIEPRTLQYKLLEPVLLLGKERFAGVDIRVRVKGGGHVAQIYAIRQSISKALVAYYQKYVDEASKKEIKDILIQYDRTLLVADPRRCESKKFGGPGARARYQKSYR, encoded by the exons ATGCCGTCCAAGGGGCCGCTCCAGTCCGTCCAGGTCTTCGGGCGAAAG AAAACTGCCACCGCTGTGGCCCACTGCAAGAGAGGCAATGGGCTGATCAAGGTAAACGGACGCCCACTGGAGATGATTGAGCCTCGAACCCTGCAGTACAAG CTGTTGGAACCTGTCCTCCTACTGGGCAAGGAACGGTTTGCTGGTGTAGATATCCGGGTCCGAGTGAAAGGAGGAGGCCATGTCGCTCAGATTTATG CTATCCGGCAGTCCATCTCCAAAGCTCTGGTGGCCTATTATCAGAAAT aTGTGGACGAGGCTTCCaagaaggaaatcaaagacaTCCTTATCCAGTATGACCGGACTCTGCTGGTGGCTGACCCCCGTCGCTGCGAGTCCAAGAAGTTTGGTGGACCTGGAGCCAGGGCTCGCTACCAGAAATCCTACCGATGA
- the PLEKHG2 gene encoding LOW QUALITY PROTEIN: pleckstrin homology domain-containing family G member 2 (The sequence of the model RefSeq protein was modified relative to this genomic sequence to represent the inferred CDS: deleted 1 base in 1 codon), protein MPEGAHRPSLTKPSQSPSPGCSHRGLPPALPMASPRGSGSSTSLSTVGSEGEPHAGPSPGPSSSQACSVSALEPLPGPPIQLHLTPVGPRGEPGQGTKKPSHLERVVREIVETERAYVRDLRSIVEDYLGCLVANGPPGLNSEHLGTLFSNIEDIYEFSSELLEDLENTTSAHGIADCFVQRSEEFDIYTLYCMNYPSSMALLRDLSLSPPVAQWLQERQAQLRHSLPLQSFLLKPVQRILKYHLLLQELGKHWPEGAGTEQGAGGREVVEDAIVSMTAVAWYINDMKRKQEHAARLQEVQRRLGGWGGPELSAFGELVLEGVFRGGGGPRLRGGQRLLFLFSRMLLVAKRRGPGYSYKGHIFCCNLSVSESPKDPLSFKVADVTIPKHQHLLQAKNHEEKRLWLHYLHRLIVENHPASIPAKAKQVLLENAFHCAPEGQPSCESLTPPLGSPRLPEGRNFTGRRTIDPSPSLNSPIGASPGRRGRRQSEPAKESHIMFPKIAGSRLKHAGSEGELFPMSESLCKAPELAPVLASGTPEDLEEPTPPNLGPPGLSITEEIMELLTQRGLQEPGLSPLEADEAPEFQGEAESPNQTVSVGQETPVPLSRESSEEEEDKQLEDRGPSPLHVLEGLDSTETASISEIPGAAAIVVIPRLPDIPQIPSCEESPRISEHSSGQGEPCPQGSGMRDEDSDAATSAEAVPSEKTDDGAEPRQESRSSWTEEEEEEEEEEEEEEEEEEDREEGGLSPTSPNKTADLEAPEFYSCSEIRRAWRAMEQGSLEGRGSQGSILEPLLILEDSDFRGNCRVGSLSQLLVGRDGSRNGDGPSGTAGSERVATRVRELARMYTDRIERLQRAGNQVTVVGSRRRTRGLVHSHQLLVPPKEEEEVQPGPLPAFGHVLVREASFPMACAHSSVALVPAMRSHATVPLVTPRSEPPPVGRHCPTEAGGLLDIEVPREEALNLNFPVPEVVQPAPEALPPSLPPQGRQLLGSSAAALSRYLAASCISQSLARRGAGVLEGEAPLAWRPSPTRGPWASAPSSRAPSPPPTPRPSYSTTVSIRVGGGGRLGPAKAQVRLNHAPLLASLDLPGQRRVQGPAEASPRT, encoded by the exons ATGCCTGAGGGAGCGCACCGTCCAAGTCTAACTAAACCCAGTCAGAGCCCAAGTCCTGGGTGTAGCCACAGAG GGCTTCCCCCAGCCCTGCCCATGGCTTCCCCCCGAGGATCGGGAAGTTCCACATCTCTGAGTACTGTGGGTTCTGAGGGGGAACCTCATGCAGGCCCTAGCCCAGGTCCCAGCTCCAGCCAGGCCTGTTCCGTGTCAGCCCTGGAGCCCCTGCCAGGC CCCCCCATCCAGCTACACCTGACTCCCGTTGGGCCTAGAGGGGAGCCAGGGCAAGGGACCAAGAAACCCTCACACCTGGAGCGTGTGGTCCGGGAGATTGTGGAGACAGAGCGGGCTTATGTCAGAGACCTCAGGAGCATTGTGGAG GATTATCTGGGATGTCTGGTGGCCAATGGCCCTCCTGGGCTGAATTCAGAACATCTCGGGACCCTCTTCTCCAACATCGAAGACATCTACGAGTTTAGCAG TGAACTCTTAGAAGATCTGGAGAATACCACCAGTGCCCATGGCATTGCTGATTGCTTTGTGCAGAGG AGTGAAGAATTTGACATCTATACGCTCTACTGTATGAACTATCCAAG CTCGATGGCCCTGCTTCGagacctctccctctcccctcctgtgGCCCAGTGGCTCCAGGAACGCCAGGCCCAGCTCCGGCATTCACTGCCTCTGCAGAGCTTCCTCCTCAAACCTGTGCAGCGCATCCTAAAGTATCACCTCTTACTGCAG GAGCTAGGCAAACACTGGCCAGAGGGAGCTGGGACTGAGCAAGGTGCTGGGGGCCGGGAGGTGGTTGAAGATGCCATTGTGTCTATGACAGCGGTTGCTTGGTACATCAATGACATGAAAAGGAAACAGGAGCATGCGGCTCGTCTGCAG GAAGTTCAGCGGCGGCTGGGCGGCTGGGGGGGTCCGGAGCTAAGTGCCTTTGGGGAGCTGGTGCTAGAGGGCGTGTTCCGAGGTGGGGGTGGCCCCCGGCTTCGAGGGGGCCAGcgtctcctcttcctcttctctcgtATGCTTCTGGTGGCTAAAAGACGAGGTCCTGGCTATAGCTACAAGGGCCACATCTTT TGCTGTAACTTGTCTGTGAGTGAGAGTCCCAAAGACCCCCTGAGCTTCAAGGTGGCTGATGTGACCATCCCGAAGCACCAGCACCTGCTTCAG GCCAAGAACCATGAGGAGAAACGCCTGTGGCTCCATTACCTGCATCGATTAATAGTGGAAAACCACCCAGCCTCTATTCCCGCTAAG GCAAAGCAAGTCCTCTTGGAAAATGCTTTTCACT GTGCCCCTGAAGGCCAGCCCAGTTGTGAATCTCTAACACCTCCACTTGGGTCCCCCCGCCTCCCTGAAGGCCGAAACTTCACAGGACGAAGGACGATAG ACCCCTCCCCATCTCTGAACAGCCCTATAGGCGCCTCCCCTGGTCGAAGAGGCCGAAGGCAGTCTG AGCCAGCAAAGGAATCTCACATCATGTTTCCGAAGATTG CTGGATCTAGGCTCAAG CATGCCGGCAGTGAGGGAGAGCTGTTCCCGATGTCAGAGTCCCTCTGCAAGGCCCCGGAGCTGGCCCCTGTCCTGGCCTCGGGAACCCCTGAAGACCTGGAGGAGCCGACTCCCCCTAACCTGGGCCCCCCAGGCCTCTCCATCACTGAGGAGATCATGGAGCTGCTGACGCAGAGAGGTCTGCAGGAACCAGGG CTTTCTCCCCTGGAAGCTGATGAAGCCCCTGAATTCCAGGGGGAGGCCGAGTCTCCAAATCAGACTGTGAGTGTTGGCCAGGAGACCCCAGTGCCCTTAAGCAGAGAGTCCTctgaagaggaggaagacaaaCAGCTGGAAGACAGAGGGCCATCCCCACTCCATGTCCTGGAGGGGCTGGACAGCACCGAAACGGCCAGCATTTCTGAAATTCCAGGCGCTGCAGCAATTGTTGTCATTCCCAGGCTTCCAGACATTCCCCAAATCCCCAGTTGTGAGGAGAGTCCCAGAATTTCTGAGCACTCCTCAGGACAAGGGGAGCCCTGCCCCCAAGGATCAGGGATGAGGGATGAGGACTCCGACGCTGCGACGTCGGCTGAGGCCGTCCCATCCGAAAAGACGGATGATGGAGCTGAGCCCAGACAGGAGAGCAGGTCATCTTGGacggaggaagaagaggaagaggaggaggaggaggaggaggaggaggaggaggaggaggacagagaAGAAGGGGGGCTGTCTCCCACTTCTCCCAACAAGACTGCTGATCTCGAGGCCCCAGAGTTCTACTCCTGCTCAGAGATCCGGAGGGCCTGGCGGGCCATGGAACAAGGCTCCTTGGAGGGAAGGGGCTCCCAGGGCAGCATTCTTGAACCCCTGCTCATCCTGGAAGACTCAGATTTCAGGGGAAATTGCAGAGTGGGTTCCCTGTCCCAGCTCCTTGTTGGCAGGGATGGGAGCAggaatggagatggccccagtgGGACTGCTGGTTCAGAGAGGGTGGCCACACGCGTCCGGGAGTTGGCACGTATGTACACTGACCGAATTGAGAGACTCCAGCGGGCAGGGAACCAGGTGACGGTGGTGGGGTCTCGGAGGAGAACCCGGGGCCTGGTGCATTCCCACCAACTCCTGGTTCCcccaaaggaggaggaagaagttcAGCCTG gGCCCCTCCCTGCTTTTGGCCACGTGTTAGTCCGGGAGGCGAGCTTCCCAATGGCTTGTGCTCACTCTTCTGTGGCTCTGGTCCCTGCAATGCGATCCCATGCCACCGTTCCATTGGTCACCCCAAGGTCTGAGCCTCCACCTGTGGGGAGGCATTGCCCCACTGAGGCTGGTGGACTCCTAGACATTGAAGTCCCCAGGGAGGAAGCCTTGAACCTGAACTTCCCTGTTCCAGAGGTTGTTCAGCCTGCCCCAGAAgccttgc CCCCAAGTCTACCTCCTCAGGGACGGCAGCTTTTAGGGTCAAGTGCAGCTGCCCTATCCAGGTACCTGGCTGCTTCTTGCATCAGTCAGAGTCTGGCAAGGAGAGGGGCAGGGGTCCTAGAAGGGGAGGCTCCCCTGGCCTGGAGGCCCTCCCCAACTAGGGGTCCCTGGGCCTCGGCTCCCTCGTCCCGAGCCCCATCACCACCACCGACGCCTCGGCCCAGCTACTCTACCACAGTCAGTATCCGAGTAGGGGGTGGAGGGCGACTGGGTCCAGCTAAGGCCCAGGTCCGCCTGAATCATGCCCCTCTGCTGGCCTCCCTGGATCTCCCAGGGCAGCGCCGGGTTCAGGGGCCTGCTGAGGCCTCTCCTAGAACGTGA
- the ZFP36 gene encoding mRNA decay activator protein ZFP36 gives MDASATAGGKPKSAGMELCALYKKLLSLSPDLPSAPRGELEAELGWGSRSPWSPSLADLEPPSPPRASAPLAPRLPGRSTSLVEGRGWVPPPPGFEPLAPRAAPSEAAPGSASPAGAASPSRYKTELCRTFSESGKCRYGSKCQFAHGPGELRPASRHPKYKTELCRKFLIMGSCPYGTRCHFIHYPYDVPAASGHPPPLRQSLSFSGVPSARRRGSPTLSPPGLPDLPSPSGFFSPPSSPPPLSTAPAEVPFSPSAFSAAPGPVPRGATAGETCCPSCRQTSSWGPTRDALSLGLGLGLGLARSSSAHSLGSEPDDQASSGGSSLGGSDSPVFEVAVGGAFAPSNSHLLALSSPRRLPIFNRLSVSD, from the exons ATGGACGCGAGCGCTACTGCAGGCGGGAAGCCCAAGTCCGCCGGCATGGAACTGTGCGCCCTCTACAAG AAGCTCCTGTCCCTGAGCCCGGACCTGCCGTCGGCGCCCCGTGGGGAGCTGGAGGCCGAGCTGGGCTGGGGCTCTCGAAGCCCTTGGAGTCCAAGCCTGGCAGACCTGGAGCCGCCTTCTCCCCCGCGGGCCTCGGCCCCCCTGGCCCCCCGGCTCCCGGGCCGCTCCACCAGCTTGGTGGAAGGCCGCGGCTGGGTGCCTCCGCCGCCCGGCTTTGAGCCCCTGGCACCCAGGGCCGCGCCCTCGGAAGCTGCGCCCGGTTCCGCCTCCCCGGCCGGAGCGGCCTCCCCGTCCAGATACAAGACGGAGCTGTGCCGGACCTTCTCGGAGAGTGGCAAGTGCCGCTACGGCTCCAAATGCCAGTTCGCCCACGGGCCCGGAGAGCTGCGGCCGGCCAGCCGCCACCCCAAGTACAAGACGGAGCTCTGCCGCAAATTCCTGATCATGGGCTCTTGCCCATATGGGACCCGCTGCCATTTCATCCACTACCCCTACGATGTGCCGGCGGCGTCGGGACACCCGCCCCCGCTCCGCCAGAGTCTCAGCTTTTCCGGGGTGCCCTCTGCCCGTCGCCGAGGCTCTCCTACCCTGAGCCCCCCAGGGCTGCCGGACCTACCCTCGCCCTCgggcttcttctcccctccttcctctccgcCCCCACTGTCCACCGCCCCCGCGGAGGTCCCCTTCTCACCCTCTGCCTTCTCGGCTGCTCCTGGCCCAGTGCCCAGGGGAGCCACGGCGGGAGAAACCTGCTGCCCCTCCTGTCGCCAGACGAGCTCATGGGGGCCCACAAGGGATGCCCTGAGCCTGGGCCTGGGATTGGGCCTGGGGCTGGCCCGAAGCTCTTCTGCTCACTCCCTGGGCTCTGAGCCAGACGACCAGGCCAGCAGCGGGGGAAGCAGCCTGGGGGGGTCTGACTCCCCGGTGTTTGAGGTAGCAGTGGGGGGCGCCTTTGCCCCCTCTAACTCTCACCTCCTGGCCCTGTCTTCCCCCAGGCGACTCCCTATCTTCAATCGGCTCTCTGTGTCCGACTGA